A genomic stretch from Halorhodospira halophila SL1 includes:
- a CDS encoding bifunctional O-acetylhomoserine aminocarboxypropyltransferase/cysteine synthase: MKLETQAVHAGYSPDPTTRAVAVPIYQTTSYAFDDTQHGADLFDLKVEGNIYTRIMNPTNAVLEQRVAAMEGGIGGLAVASGMAAITYAIQAITRAGDNIVSTSRLYGGTYNLFAHSLPIHGIEVRFAAQDDYERLEAQIDERTKALFCESVGNPSGEVVDVERLAEIAHRHGIPLMVDNTVPTPYLWRPIDNGADIVIHSLTKYMGGHGTTVGGVIVDSGKFPWADHGDRFPMMVEPDPSYHGVVYTEDMGEAAYITRCRVVPLRNMGAALSPFNAFQLLQGIETLPVRMDRHCDNAQRVAEYLQAHPRVSWVKFAGLEDSPYKPLADRYMGGRAASILSFGVQGGFEAGARFIDALQLITRLVNIGDAKSLACHPASTTHRQLNDEELESAGVSRDLVRLSIGLEHVDDILADIDQALQA, from the coding sequence TTGAAACTCGAGACCCAGGCCGTCCACGCCGGCTACAGCCCCGATCCGACCACCCGAGCGGTGGCAGTGCCCATCTATCAGACCACCTCCTACGCCTTCGATGACACGCAGCACGGGGCGGATCTCTTCGACCTCAAGGTCGAGGGCAATATCTATACACGGATCATGAACCCCACCAACGCCGTGCTCGAGCAGCGCGTGGCGGCTATGGAGGGGGGCATCGGTGGGCTGGCGGTGGCCTCCGGCATGGCGGCGATCACCTACGCCATCCAGGCGATCACCCGCGCCGGCGACAACATCGTCTCCACCTCGCGGCTCTACGGCGGCACCTACAACCTCTTCGCCCACTCGCTGCCCATCCACGGCATCGAGGTTCGCTTCGCCGCCCAAGACGACTACGAGCGCCTCGAGGCGCAGATCGACGAGCGCACCAAGGCGCTCTTCTGCGAGAGTGTCGGCAACCCCTCTGGTGAGGTGGTGGACGTCGAGCGGCTGGCCGAGATCGCCCACCGACACGGCATCCCGCTGATGGTCGACAACACCGTGCCCACGCCCTATCTGTGGCGCCCCATCGACAACGGCGCGGACATCGTCATCCACTCGCTGACCAAGTACATGGGTGGGCACGGCACCACGGTGGGCGGGGTGATCGTCGACTCCGGGAAGTTCCCCTGGGCCGACCACGGAGACCGCTTCCCGATGATGGTCGAGCCGGACCCCTCCTACCATGGGGTGGTTTACACCGAGGATATGGGCGAGGCGGCCTACATCACCCGCTGCCGGGTGGTGCCGTTGCGCAACATGGGGGCCGCGCTGTCGCCGTTCAACGCCTTCCAGCTGCTGCAGGGGATCGAGACCCTGCCGGTGCGTATGGACCGCCACTGCGACAACGCCCAGCGGGTTGCCGAGTACCTGCAGGCCCATCCGCGGGTAAGCTGGGTGAAGTTCGCCGGCCTCGAGGACAGCCCCTACAAGCCCCTGGCTGATCGCTACATGGGCGGCCGGGCGGCCAGCATCCTGAGTTTCGGGGTGCAGGGCGGCTTCGAGGCGGGGGCACGCTTCATCGATGCCCTGCAGCTGATCACCCGGCTGGTGAACATCGGTGATGCCAAGTCCCTGGCTTGCCACCCGGCCAGCACCACGCACCGCCAGCTCAACGATGAGGAGCTGGAGAGCGCAGGGGTATCGCGGGATCTGGTGCGCCTGTCCATCGGCCTGGAGCACGTCGACGACATCCTGGCGGATATCGACCAGGCCTTGCAGGCGTAA
- a CDS encoding STAS domain-containing protein, whose protein sequence is MGIETQRENDGQTLVMSIQGFFDFSLHKDFRQAYKGVEGVRRYVIDLSQTEYMDSSALGMLLLLRESASDQGAEVALRNCSREVRKILEIANFQRLFTIEE, encoded by the coding sequence ATGGGCATCGAAACCCAACGCGAGAACGACGGCCAGACCCTGGTGATGTCAATCCAGGGTTTTTTCGACTTCAGTCTGCATAAGGATTTCCGGCAGGCGTACAAGGGGGTGGAGGGTGTCCGTCGCTACGTCATCGACCTGTCCCAGACCGAGTACATGGACAGCTCCGCCCTCGGTATGCTGTTGCTGCTAAGGGAGTCGGCCAGCGATCAGGGCGCCGAGGTTGCCCTGCGTAACTGCTCCCGGGAGGTGCGTAAGATCCTCGAGATCGCCAACTTCCAGCGCCTGTTTACCATCGAGGAGTGA
- a CDS encoding ATP-binding SpoIIE family protein phosphatase, with the protein MADQSLPTFLVVDDEPVNTMLLEAILGARGFHVITATNGEEAVARFREQPVDMILMDIMMPRMDGYQATRQIKAMDTEGFIPVLFVTALTDEQRLAQCVEAGGDDFVTKPISRVQLNAKIDSWLRTRGLYHTVVAQRDVLRSHQERLEREQETAERIVARATESSDLRAPGVRFHYQPAAILSGDILLAARRPNGNLLILIGDFTGHGIGAAVGVPGLAAVFYDRVGRGAHPAELLDDVNEKLFRSLPADMFLTGALLEVDFHGHRLGVWNAGMPPVWLIRDGGVVQRFHSVDLPLGIIRDTAPGRRQLEYMALTPGLHAFACSDGIVEATDADGQLFGNERIEDVLCSGDPVAAFEPLLEAVCAWRGGDEQADDTTLVSLDLDRLLLEGEVRGYGAAASENWYSELVLDAATLAHVNPVPPIMNLLADLGALEEDRQSLYVVISELFTNALEHGVLKLDSALKGSPDGFEAYYQERTRALEELQEGEIRLRVQCDAEGGGGQGIMIEVEDSGEGFDFQPVLEGGRGRDAPVGAGRGILLVRSLCDELTYFPPGNRVRVRYTPGGRRRPSPADS; encoded by the coding sequence GTGGCCGACCAATCACTGCCTACCTTCCTGGTCGTCGATGATGAGCCGGTGAACACCATGCTCCTCGAGGCGATCCTCGGGGCGCGGGGCTTTCACGTGATCACGGCGACCAATGGCGAGGAGGCGGTGGCCCGGTTCCGCGAGCAGCCGGTGGACATGATCCTCATGGACATCATGATGCCGCGGATGGACGGCTATCAGGCCACCCGGCAGATCAAGGCCATGGACACCGAGGGGTTCATCCCGGTGCTCTTCGTCACCGCGCTCACCGACGAGCAGCGGCTGGCACAGTGCGTCGAGGCCGGCGGCGACGACTTCGTCACCAAGCCCATCAGCCGGGTCCAGCTCAACGCCAAGATCGACTCCTGGCTGCGCACCCGCGGTCTCTACCACACCGTGGTGGCCCAGCGTGACGTCCTGCGTAGCCACCAGGAGCGGCTCGAGCGGGAGCAGGAGACCGCCGAGCGCATCGTGGCCCGGGCCACGGAGTCCAGCGACCTGCGCGCCCCCGGAGTACGCTTCCATTATCAACCTGCGGCCATTCTCAGCGGCGATATCCTCCTCGCTGCCCGCCGGCCCAACGGCAACCTGTTGATCCTCATCGGAGACTTCACCGGGCACGGGATCGGGGCAGCGGTCGGTGTGCCCGGTCTGGCGGCGGTTTTCTACGATCGGGTGGGGCGCGGCGCCCATCCCGCCGAATTGCTCGACGACGTCAACGAGAAGCTCTTCCGGAGCCTGCCGGCGGACATGTTCCTGACCGGGGCCCTCCTGGAGGTGGATTTCCACGGGCATCGCCTGGGGGTCTGGAACGCCGGGATGCCTCCGGTGTGGCTGATCCGCGACGGCGGCGTGGTGCAGCGTTTCCACTCGGTGGATCTGCCGTTGGGCATCATCCGCGACACGGCTCCGGGGCGGCGTCAGTTGGAGTATATGGCGCTGACGCCGGGGCTGCACGCGTTTGCCTGTTCCGACGGTATCGTCGAGGCCACCGATGCGGATGGTCAGCTCTTCGGCAACGAACGGATCGAGGATGTGCTCTGCAGTGGCGACCCGGTCGCCGCCTTCGAACCGCTGCTGGAAGCGGTCTGCGCCTGGCGCGGCGGCGACGAGCAAGCCGACGATACCACGCTGGTGTCCCTGGATCTGGACCGGTTGCTGCTCGAGGGCGAGGTGCGTGGGTATGGCGCTGCCGCCTCGGAGAACTGGTACAGCGAACTGGTGCTGGACGCGGCAACCTTGGCCCATGTTAATCCGGTGCCGCCGATCATGAATCTGCTCGCCGACCTTGGGGCGCTGGAGGAGGATCGGCAGAGCCTCTACGTGGTGATCTCCGAACTTTTTACCAACGCCCTGGAGCACGGGGTGCTTAAGCTCGACTCCGCGCTCAAGGGGAGCCCGGACGGTTTCGAGGCCTACTACCAGGAGCGTACCCGGGCCCTGGAAGAGTTGCAGGAAGGCGAGATCCGCCTGCGGGTGCAGTGCGACGCCGAGGGGGGCGGTGGCCAGGGCATTATGATCGAGGTGGAAGACTCCGGGGAGGGGTTCGACTTCCAGCCCGTCCTGGAAGGTGGGCGTGGTCGAGACGCGCCCGTCGGCGCCGGGCGGGGTATCCTGCTGGTGCGTTCGCTCTGCGACGAGCTCACCTATTTCCCCCCCGGTAACCGCGTGCGTGTGCGCTACACCCCGGGCGGTCGTCGTCGCCCCTCGCCGGCGGATTCGTAG
- the ettA gene encoding energy-dependent translational throttle protein EttA, protein MAQYVFTMNRVSKVVPPKRQILKDISLSFFPGAKIGVLGLNGAGKSSLLRIMAGEDQEIDGEARPQPGIKIGYLPQEPRLDDDKDVRGNVEEGVAETKALVDRFNEVSAQFADPEADFDALIAEQSKLQDQIEAAGAWDLDRKLEQAADALRLPPWDAAVANLSGGERRRVALCKLLLSAPDMLLLDEPTNHLDAESVAWLERFLHEFPGTVVAVTHDRYFLDNVAGWILELDRGEGIPFQGNYSAWLEYKEKRLQQEAREEQAQRKAIQQEREWVQQNPKGRQAKNKARIKQFEELQSQEFQKRNETQQLYIPPGPRLGDKVVIADGVQKAFRGELLYEDLSFIIPPGAIVGLVGPNGAGKTTLFRMITGEEQPDAGTIDVGETVELAYVDQSRDALNPENTVWQEISGGHDYIRVGNYETPSRAYVGKFNFRGSEQQKRVGDLSGGERNRVHLAKLLQSGGNTLLLDEPTNDLDVETLRALEDALLTFPGCALVISHDRWFLDRIATHILAFEGESRTAFIEGNYQDYEADRKKRLGDEAAQPHRIKYKRLGTG, encoded by the coding sequence ATGGCCCAGTACGTCTTTACCATGAACCGGGTATCCAAGGTGGTACCCCCCAAGCGACAGATCCTCAAAGACATCTCGCTGTCCTTTTTCCCGGGCGCCAAGATCGGCGTCCTCGGCCTCAACGGGGCGGGCAAGTCCAGCCTGCTGCGCATCATGGCCGGCGAGGACCAGGAGATCGACGGCGAGGCGCGGCCGCAGCCGGGCATCAAGATCGGTTACCTGCCCCAGGAGCCGCGGCTCGACGACGACAAGGACGTGCGCGGCAACGTCGAGGAAGGCGTGGCCGAGACCAAGGCGCTGGTGGACCGCTTCAATGAGGTCTCGGCGCAGTTCGCCGACCCGGAGGCCGACTTCGACGCCCTGATCGCCGAGCAATCCAAGCTTCAGGATCAGATCGAGGCGGCCGGCGCCTGGGATCTGGACCGCAAGCTGGAGCAGGCCGCCGACGCCCTGCGCCTGCCCCCGTGGGACGCCGCCGTAGCCAACCTCTCCGGTGGCGAGCGGCGCCGCGTGGCGCTGTGCAAGCTCCTGCTCTCGGCGCCGGACATGCTCCTGCTCGATGAGCCCACCAACCACCTCGACGCCGAGAGCGTGGCGTGGCTGGAGCGTTTCCTCCACGAGTTCCCAGGCACCGTGGTGGCCGTGACCCACGACCGCTACTTCCTGGACAACGTGGCCGGGTGGATCCTCGAGCTCGACCGCGGCGAGGGCATCCCCTTCCAGGGCAACTACTCTGCGTGGCTGGAGTACAAGGAGAAGCGACTGCAGCAGGAGGCCCGCGAGGAGCAGGCCCAGCGCAAGGCGATCCAGCAGGAGCGTGAGTGGGTCCAGCAGAACCCCAAGGGCCGGCAGGCCAAGAACAAGGCCCGCATCAAGCAGTTCGAGGAGCTGCAGTCCCAGGAGTTCCAGAAGCGCAACGAGACGCAGCAGCTCTACATCCCGCCGGGGCCGCGCCTGGGCGACAAGGTAGTGATTGCCGACGGAGTGCAAAAAGCCTTTCGCGGCGAGCTGCTCTATGAGGACCTCAGCTTCATCATCCCGCCCGGCGCCATCGTCGGCCTGGTCGGTCCCAACGGCGCCGGTAAGACCACGCTGTTCCGCATGATCACCGGCGAGGAGCAGCCCGACGCCGGCACCATCGACGTCGGCGAGACTGTGGAACTGGCCTACGTGGACCAGAGCCGCGATGCCCTCAACCCGGAGAACACCGTCTGGCAGGAGATCTCCGGCGGCCACGACTACATCCGGGTGGGCAACTACGAGACCCCGTCCCGGGCCTACGTGGGCAAATTCAACTTCCGGGGCTCCGAGCAGCAGAAGCGCGTCGGCGACCTCTCCGGCGGCGAGCGCAACCGCGTTCACCTGGCCAAGCTCCTGCAGAGCGGCGGCAACACCCTGCTGCTCGACGAGCCGACCAACGACCTGGACGTGGAAACCCTGCGTGCCCTCGAAGACGCCCTGCTCACCTTCCCCGGGTGTGCCCTGGTCATCTCCCACGATCGCTGGTTCCTGGACCGGATCGCCACCCACATCCTGGCCTTCGAGGGCGAGAGCCGAACTGCCTTTATCGAGGGTAACTACCAGGATTACGAGGCCGACCGGAAGAAGCGCCTCGGCGACGAGGCGGCCCAGCCCCACCGCATCAAGTACAAGCGGCTCGGCACGGGCTGA
- a CDS encoding superoxide dismutase, which yields MAYQLPDLPYDYGDLERSIDAQTMEIHHTKHHNTYVTKLNDAVSGTEHDGQRLEDLLARVSNLPVAIRNNGGGHWNHDLFWRVMSPNGGGKPSGDLAAAIDSAFGSFDQFREQFTQAALGRFGSGWAWLIKTSRGLEITDTPNQDNPLMDVAPKQGTPLLGLDVWEHAYYLRYQNRRPDYVEAWWDVVNWDEVTKRFEAS from the coding sequence ATGGCCTATCAACTGCCCGATCTGCCCTACGACTACGGCGATCTGGAGCGCTCCATCGACGCCCAGACGATGGAGATCCACCACACTAAGCACCACAACACCTACGTCACCAAGCTCAACGACGCCGTCTCGGGGACCGAGCACGACGGGCAGCGCCTGGAGGATCTGCTTGCGCGTGTCTCGAACCTGCCGGTGGCGATCCGCAACAACGGGGGCGGCCACTGGAATCACGATCTGTTCTGGCGGGTCATGTCGCCGAACGGTGGCGGCAAGCCGTCGGGTGATCTGGCTGCGGCCATCGATTCGGCCTTCGGCTCCTTCGACCAGTTCCGCGAGCAGTTCACGCAGGCCGCCCTGGGGCGGTTCGGCTCCGGCTGGGCGTGGCTGATCAAGACCTCGCGGGGCCTGGAGATCACCGACACCCCCAACCAGGACAATCCGCTGATGGATGTAGCGCCCAAGCAGGGCACGCCGCTGCTCGGTCTGGACGTCTGGGAGCACGCCTACTATCTGCGCTACCAGAACCGGCGGCCCGACTACGTCGAGGCGTGGTGGGACGTGGTCAACTGGGATGAGGTCACGAAGCGCTTCGAGGCCTCGTAA
- a CDS encoding TVP38/TMEM64 family protein → MRLRLPQPPVRWWPGYRPFLLGLVLLIGVAVAVWGPWDAEDVAAWGEQLVERPWLLLVVVALQALLFTLALPGSLFLWAVAPFYPPWMSTLTLVAGSTLGALGAYAVAWRLGRDAVPADSRWIRILRGNSDFLSQCAIRALPGFPHPPLNYGAGWLGLPLKTFIAATVVGLGIKWGVFSLAIYSAVEAAARGGEIDTRAVLVLVGVAGLFVGGAFLRRRLNRGRARAGDRASEKATPPGRDTTQNPRD, encoded by the coding sequence ATGCGCTTGCGTCTACCTCAACCCCCTGTGCGCTGGTGGCCGGGCTATCGCCCCTTCCTCCTCGGGTTAGTGCTGCTTATCGGGGTCGCGGTGGCGGTGTGGGGGCCCTGGGATGCCGAGGATGTGGCCGCCTGGGGCGAGCAGCTGGTCGAGCGCCCGTGGCTGCTGCTGGTGGTGGTTGCGCTGCAGGCCTTGCTCTTCACGCTGGCCCTGCCGGGGAGCCTCTTCCTGTGGGCCGTGGCCCCGTTTTATCCCCCGTGGATGTCTACGCTGACGCTGGTGGCGGGTAGTACTCTCGGTGCTCTGGGGGCTTATGCCGTGGCGTGGCGGCTCGGCCGCGATGCCGTGCCGGCGGACAGCCGCTGGATCCGAATCCTCCGTGGCAACAGCGACTTCCTCAGCCAGTGCGCCATCCGGGCGTTGCCCGGGTTTCCCCACCCGCCGCTGAACTACGGCGCCGGCTGGTTGGGGCTCCCGCTGAAGACCTTCATCGCCGCCACGGTGGTCGGGCTCGGCATCAAATGGGGGGTCTTCTCGCTGGCCATCTACAGCGCAGTGGAGGCGGCCGCTCGGGGGGGCGAGATCGACACGCGGGCCGTCCTGGTCCTCGTCGGGGTGGCCGGACTGTTCGTCGGCGGGGCCTTCCTAAGGCGACGCCTGAATCGGGGCAGAGCGCGCGCGGGCGATCGTGCATCAGAGAAGGCCACGCCGCCGGGGCGGGATACAACCCAGAATCCACGGGATTGA
- the metH gene encoding methionine synthase translates to MTDRSQQIRDQLAQRILILDCGMGTEIQKYPLEEADFRGERFSDHPSELKGNNDLLVLTRPDIIRDITRQNLDAGVDIVETNTFNSQVLSQADYGTEHLVDELNIEAAKLARAVCDEVEQETGIPRFVAGTMGPTGKTASISPDVNNPGHRDITFDQLFEAYAQQARGLLEGGADLILIETVFDTLNAKAAIYALEEVFEESGRRLPVMISGTITDASGRTLSGQTAAAFWNSVRHARPISIGLNCALGAEDLRPHLQELSKIADTHISTHPNAGLPNEFGEYDQSPEEMAKIVRTFAEEGLINIIGGCCGTSPAHIAAIREQVKDFAPRQVPDLAPDVTRLSGLEPCNIGKDSLFVNIGERANVTGSARFRRLIKEGDYETALEVAKEQVENGAQIIDINMDEGMLDSKDAMIDFLNLVGSEPDISRVPIMIDSSKWDIIEEGLKRIQGKGLVNSISLKEGEEAFLQQARKLKRYGAAAVVMCFDEKGQADTYERRLEIAERAYNALVNDGFEPADIVFDLNIFAVATGIEEHNNYAVDFIEATRWVKENLPHAKVSGGLSNLSFSFRGNEPVREAMHSVFLYHAIKAGLDMAIVNAGQIEVYDEIDKELRELCEDVILNRHEDATDRLLELAERYKGQGGKKKEEDLAWREEPVEKRLEHALIKGITDYIDVDVEEARQKHDRPIQVIEGPLMDGMNTVGDLFGEGKMFLPQVVKSARVMKQAVSHLLPYIEAEKSGDDEPAGRVLIATVKGDVHDIGKNIVAVVLQCNNFEVHDIGVMVPTETILQKAKEVKADIIGLSGLITPSLDEMIGVAQEMERQGFTCPLLIGGATTSRVHTAVKIAPNYSAPSIYVKDASRAVGVASKLVSETQAEPYKQELAAEYQQVREQHEARQKKTKWVTFEQAKQNATPIDWSAHQPIQPQKPGVQVLDDYPLEDLVERIDWTPFFAAWQMRGQYPKILDDEKQGEEARKLFDDAQAMLRRIIDEKWLSARAVFGLFPANSTGEDTEVYADEQRSEVLATLCHLRQQTEKGEGKPHQSLADFIAPKDSGVLDWMGAFAVTAGVGIDEHVRRFEEAGDDYSAIMLKALADRLAEAFAESLHEQVRKDHWGYAADENLSNEDMIKERYQGIRPAPGYPACPDHTEKDRLWEILNVEENIGLTLTESRAMVPTAAVSGWYFAHPEARYFGVGKIFQDQVEDYAKRKGMSRKEAERWLGPNLGYEPED, encoded by the coding sequence ATGACCGATCGTAGCCAACAGATTCGCGACCAGCTTGCCCAACGCATCCTGATCCTCGACTGCGGGATGGGCACCGAGATCCAGAAGTACCCGCTTGAGGAGGCCGACTTCCGCGGCGAGCGCTTCAGCGATCACCCCTCGGAGCTCAAGGGCAACAACGACCTGCTCGTCCTGACCCGGCCCGACATCATTCGCGATATCACGCGGCAGAACCTGGACGCTGGCGTAGACATTGTCGAGACCAACACGTTCAACTCCCAGGTTCTCTCCCAGGCCGATTACGGGACCGAACACCTGGTCGATGAGCTGAACATCGAGGCGGCGAAGCTCGCCCGCGCCGTCTGCGACGAGGTCGAGCAGGAGACCGGCATCCCCCGCTTCGTCGCCGGCACCATGGGGCCAACCGGCAAGACGGCCTCCATCTCGCCGGACGTCAACAATCCCGGCCACCGCGACATCACCTTCGACCAGCTGTTCGAAGCTTACGCGCAGCAGGCCCGGGGCCTCCTCGAAGGCGGCGCTGATCTGATCCTGATCGAGACGGTCTTCGACACGCTCAACGCCAAGGCGGCCATCTACGCCCTCGAGGAGGTCTTTGAGGAATCGGGTCGGCGCCTGCCGGTCATGATCTCCGGCACCATCACCGATGCCTCCGGCCGGACCCTGTCGGGCCAGACGGCGGCGGCCTTCTGGAACTCGGTCCGCCACGCGCGGCCGATCTCCATCGGCCTGAACTGCGCCCTCGGCGCCGAGGACCTGCGCCCGCACCTGCAGGAACTGTCCAAGATTGCCGATACGCACATCTCGACCCACCCCAACGCGGGCCTGCCCAACGAGTTCGGCGAGTACGACCAGAGCCCCGAGGAGATGGCCAAGATCGTGCGCACCTTCGCCGAAGAGGGGCTGATCAACATCATCGGCGGCTGCTGCGGCACCTCGCCGGCGCACATCGCCGCCATCCGCGAGCAGGTCAAGGACTTCGCGCCGCGCCAGGTGCCGGATCTGGCGCCAGATGTGACGCGCCTCTCGGGCCTGGAGCCGTGCAACATCGGCAAGGACTCGCTGTTCGTGAACATCGGCGAGCGCGCCAACGTCACCGGCTCGGCCCGCTTCCGCCGCCTGATCAAGGAGGGCGACTACGAGACCGCCCTTGAGGTGGCCAAGGAGCAGGTGGAGAACGGCGCCCAGATCATCGACATCAACATGGACGAGGGCATGCTCGACTCCAAGGATGCGATGATCGACTTCCTCAACCTGGTCGGCTCCGAGCCGGACATCTCCCGGGTACCGATCATGATCGACTCCTCGAAGTGGGACATCATCGAGGAGGGGCTCAAGCGCATCCAGGGCAAGGGCCTGGTCAACTCCATCTCCCTCAAGGAGGGTGAGGAGGCGTTCCTGCAGCAGGCGCGCAAGCTCAAGCGCTACGGCGCCGCCGCAGTGGTCATGTGCTTCGACGAGAAGGGGCAGGCCGATACCTACGAGCGGCGCCTGGAGATCGCCGAGCGGGCGTACAACGCGCTGGTCAACGACGGCTTCGAGCCCGCCGACATCGTCTTCGACCTGAACATCTTCGCCGTCGCTACCGGCATCGAGGAGCACAACAACTACGCCGTCGACTTCATCGAGGCGACCCGCTGGGTCAAGGAGAACCTGCCCCACGCTAAGGTCTCCGGCGGCCTGTCCAACCTCTCCTTCTCGTTCCGCGGCAACGAGCCGGTCCGCGAGGCCATGCACTCGGTCTTCCTCTACCACGCCATCAAGGCGGGGCTGGACATGGCCATCGTCAACGCCGGCCAGATCGAGGTCTACGACGAGATCGACAAGGAGCTGCGCGAGCTCTGCGAGGACGTCATCCTCAACCGCCACGAAGACGCCACCGACCGCCTGCTGGAGCTGGCGGAGCGCTACAAGGGTCAGGGTGGCAAGAAGAAGGAAGAGGATCTCGCCTGGCGCGAGGAGCCGGTGGAGAAGCGCCTTGAGCATGCCCTGATCAAGGGCATCACCGACTACATCGATGTCGACGTCGAGGAGGCGCGGCAGAAGCACGACCGCCCGATCCAGGTGATCGAAGGGCCGCTGATGGACGGCATGAACACCGTCGGCGACCTCTTCGGCGAAGGCAAGATGTTCCTGCCCCAGGTGGTGAAGTCCGCCCGCGTGATGAAGCAGGCCGTCAGCCACCTGCTGCCCTACATCGAGGCCGAGAAGTCCGGCGACGACGAGCCCGCCGGCCGGGTGCTGATCGCCACGGTCAAGGGCGACGTCCACGACATCGGCAAGAACATCGTCGCCGTGGTCCTGCAGTGCAACAACTTCGAGGTCCACGACATCGGCGTCATGGTCCCCACGGAGACCATCCTGCAGAAGGCCAAGGAGGTGAAAGCCGACATCATCGGCCTCTCCGGGCTGATCACCCCGTCCCTCGACGAGATGATCGGGGTCGCCCAGGAGATGGAGCGCCAGGGCTTCACCTGCCCGCTGCTCATCGGCGGTGCGACCACCTCGCGGGTGCACACCGCGGTGAAGATCGCGCCGAATTACTCGGCCCCGAGCATCTACGTCAAGGACGCCTCGCGCGCCGTTGGCGTCGCCTCCAAGCTGGTCAGCGAGACCCAGGCTGAGCCCTACAAGCAAGAGCTGGCCGCCGAGTATCAGCAAGTGCGCGAGCAGCACGAGGCCCGGCAGAAGAAGACCAAGTGGGTCACCTTCGAGCAGGCGAAGCAGAACGCCACGCCCATCGACTGGTCCGCCCACCAGCCCATCCAGCCGCAGAAGCCCGGGGTCCAGGTACTGGACGACTACCCGCTGGAGGACCTGGTCGAGCGGATCGACTGGACGCCGTTCTTCGCGGCCTGGCAGATGCGCGGCCAGTACCCGAAGATCCTCGACGACGAGAAGCAGGGCGAGGAGGCCCGCAAGCTCTTCGACGACGCCCAGGCGATGCTCCGGCGCATCATCGATGAGAAGTGGCTGAGCGCCCGGGCGGTCTTCGGCCTCTTCCCGGCCAACAGCACGGGCGAGGACACCGAGGTATACGCCGACGAGCAGCGCAGCGAGGTGCTGGCGACCCTCTGCCACCTGCGTCAACAGACCGAGAAGGGCGAGGGCAAGCCCCACCAGTCGCTGGCCGACTTCATCGCGCCGAAGGACAGCGGCGTGCTGGACTGGATGGGCGCCTTTGCGGTCACGGCCGGCGTCGGCATCGACGAGCACGTCCGGCGCTTCGAGGAGGCCGGTGACGACTACAGCGCCATCATGCTCAAGGCGCTGGCCGACCGACTGGCCGAGGCGTTCGCCGAAAGCCTGCACGAGCAGGTGCGCAAGGACCACTGGGGTTACGCGGCCGACGAGAACCTGTCCAACGAGGACATGATCAAGGAGCGTTACCAGGGCATCCGCCCGGCGCCGGGTTACCCGGCCTGCCCCGACCACACCGAAAAGGATCGCCTGTGGGAGATCCTCAACGTCGAGGAGAACATCGGTCTGACCCTGACCGAGTCCCGGGCGATGGTCCCCACCGCCGCCGTTTCCGGCTGGTACTTCGCCCACCCGGAGGCGCGCTACTTCGGCGTTGGCAAGATCTTCCAGGATCAGGTGGAGGATTACGCCAAGCGCAAGGGGATGTCCCGCAAGGAGGCGGAGCGCTGGCTGGGGCCGAACCTCGGCTACGAGCCGGAAGACTGA